One genomic region from Haloterrigena gelatinilytica encodes:
- a CDS encoding NAD-dependent epimerase/dehydratase family protein → MTVLVTGGVGYLGSRLIRELPDHPAFSDKDIRILDNFRQPRYNALWDLPVYADYDFVEGDIRDEEVVREAMEGVDTVFHLAAITNAPETFDIPEKTWEVNYDGALTVFEIARDAGVNEFVNAVTCSVYGTTEKKIEEGFECDPESPYGEAKLEAEQEMFDRWNGEMGLTGLRLGTVYGWTTGMRFDTVVDKFAYLAATGQPLTVYKGAEDQKRPYLHVQDAVRSMMFAADKLGDGEPYNVVGQNGRLQDVVDAIKRHFPGVEIGYTEAEQLNQLSYIVSDEKIQNKGFETAYTIDQGVEELADKFRVFL, encoded by the coding sequence ATGACAGTACTCGTCACTGGTGGCGTTGGTTATCTTGGATCTCGGCTTATTCGAGAACTTCCTGATCATCCAGCCTTCTCAGACAAAGATATTCGTATTCTTGATAACTTCCGCCAGCCCCGTTACAACGCACTATGGGATCTTCCAGTCTACGCCGACTATGACTTCGTTGAAGGCGATATCCGTGATGAAGAAGTTGTTCGTGAAGCGATGGAGGGTGTAGATACAGTCTTTCACCTTGCAGCAATCACCAACGCACCCGAGACATTTGACATCCCTGAAAAGACATGGGAGGTCAACTATGATGGCGCACTAACCGTCTTCGAAATAGCCCGAGATGCCGGCGTTAATGAGTTCGTTAACGCCGTTACTTGTTCCGTCTATGGAACGACCGAGAAAAAGATTGAAGAGGGATTTGAGTGTGATCCTGAATCGCCGTATGGCGAAGCCAAACTTGAAGCTGAACAGGAAATGTTCGATCGGTGGAATGGAGAGATGGGACTGACCGGACTGCGTCTCGGTACTGTCTATGGATGGACGACTGGCATGCGCTTTGACACAGTTGTCGATAAATTTGCGTATCTCGCTGCAACTGGCCAACCGCTCACTGTCTACAAAGGCGCCGAAGATCAGAAACGGCCGTACCTCCATGTCCAAGACGCAGTTCGTTCGATGATGTTTGCAGCTGACAAACTTGGCGATGGTGAACCATACAATGTCGTCGGCCAGAACGGACGCCTTCAGGACGTCGTTGACGCCATTAAACGTCACTTCCCAGGAGTCGAGATCGGATACACAGAAGCAGAGCAACTGAACCAGTTGTCGTACATCGTAAGCGACGAAAAAATCCAGAACAAGGGGTTCGAAACAGCATACACTATCGACCAAGGCGTTGAGGAGCTAGCGGACAAATTCCGAGTATTCCTGTAG
- the aglF gene encoding UTP--glucose-1-phosphate uridylyltransferase AglF, with translation MQAVVLAAGKGTRIRPLTEDKPKVLVEVDGKPLIENVFDNLIDIGVSEFVVVVGYRKEQIIERYGDEYCGTPITYAHQREQLGLAHAILQAEPHIDSDFVLMLGDNLFRANLGDVINRQQEARADAAFLVEEVPYEEASRYGVLDTNEYGEIVEVVEKPDDPPSNLVMTGFYTFTPEIFHACHLVQPSDRGEYELPDAIDLLIQSGRTIDAIRMDGWRIDIGYPKDRDRAEERLSDEESVIADQEM, from the coding sequence ATGCAAGCAGTTGTTTTAGCAGCCGGAAAAGGAACTCGTATCCGGCCGCTCACTGAAGACAAGCCCAAGGTCCTCGTCGAAGTCGACGGTAAGCCGCTGATCGAAAACGTCTTCGACAACCTGATCGACATTGGCGTCTCGGAATTCGTCGTCGTTGTCGGCTATCGAAAGGAGCAAATCATCGAACGTTACGGCGACGAGTACTGTGGCACGCCAATTACCTACGCCCACCAACGTGAACAGCTCGGGCTCGCCCATGCTATCCTCCAGGCTGAACCTCATATCGACAGCGACTTCGTCCTCATGCTCGGCGATAACCTCTTCCGGGCTAACCTCGGAGATGTGATCAACCGTCAGCAGGAAGCGCGAGCCGACGCCGCCTTCCTCGTCGAGGAGGTTCCCTACGAGGAAGCCTCGAGGTACGGCGTCCTCGACACCAACGAATACGGCGAGATCGTCGAGGTCGTGGAGAAACCGGATGATCCGCCGTCGAACCTCGTCATGACCGGATTCTACACGTTCACGCCGGAGATTTTCCATGCGTGCCACCTTGTGCAACCCTCAGATCGAGGCGAGTACGAACTCCCTGACGCGATCGACTTGCTCATCCAGTCCGGGCGGACGATCGACGCGATCCGAATGGACGGTTGGCGTATCGACATCGGCTATCCGAAGGATCGTGACCGTGCTGAGGAACGGCTCTCTGACGAAGAATCAGTGATTGCGGATCAGGAGATGTAG
- the rfbD gene encoding dTDP-4-dehydrorhamnose reductase gives MDILVIGGTGLVGSNIVKNETERSVDIHSTHHNSETELTDIELDKTNVERTNSIIKEIEPDAVIDTAAFHAVDDCESNRNKAWSVNAAGTYNVAVATNAVNAHLIYLSTDYVFPGNPDETPYSEADPVSPLNYYAETKYAGEQAAKIADTATILRSSVIYGLAASNFVTWALKELEDGNEITIVDDQISTPTYAPDLAQTCLEVAKCGLTGLYHATGPQSISRYDFTRELADSFGYNTNLVTPISTEELGQEAPRPTDSSLDSSRLSGMIDYEFRGPEEAFTTMRLR, from the coding sequence ATGGATATACTTGTCATCGGCGGCACAGGGCTTGTCGGGTCAAACATTGTCAAAAATGAGACTGAGAGAAGTGTAGACATTCATTCAACGCATCATAATTCGGAAACTGAACTCACTGATATAGAGTTAGACAAAACCAATGTAGAACGTACGAACAGTATAATAAAGGAAATAGAGCCTGATGCCGTCATTGACACTGCTGCATTCCACGCAGTAGACGACTGCGAATCAAACCGGAATAAGGCGTGGTCAGTTAATGCCGCTGGAACGTACAATGTCGCCGTTGCTACAAACGCCGTTAATGCTCATCTGATCTATCTGTCGACCGATTACGTGTTTCCCGGTAATCCCGACGAAACACCATACAGTGAAGCAGATCCAGTCAGCCCACTTAATTACTACGCCGAGACGAAATACGCTGGCGAACAGGCAGCGAAGATAGCAGATACGGCGACGATTCTGCGATCAAGTGTAATTTACGGACTTGCCGCCAGTAACTTCGTCACATGGGCACTCAAAGAACTTGAAGATGGGAATGAGATTACAATTGTTGACGACCAGATCTCCACACCAACGTATGCCCCTGATCTGGCACAAACATGTCTAGAAGTGGCAAAGTGCGGCCTCACTGGTCTCTACCACGCAACTGGTCCACAATCCATTTCTCGATATGATTTCACTCGAGAACTCGCTGATTCATTTGGATACAACACAAATCTTGTAACGCCGATCAGTACAGAGGAATTAGGGCAGGAAGCGCCTCGGCCGACAGATAGTTCTTTGGACTCATCGCGTCTCTCTGGTATGATTGACTATGAGTTCCGAGGACCTGAGGAAGCGTTTACGACGATGCGACTTCGGTAA
- a CDS encoding dTDP-4-dehydrorhamnose 3,5-epimerase family protein — MIHDVAIKDLQINADERGYLTEIWRSDWEFYAGEDKPEMSYFSETYPGIIRAWHRHHRGQIDHFVVPRGKAKVGIYDDREDSPTQGELDTYIIGEGNMNAIRIPGDCWHGFKAVGDERVLLLNFPTNLYDYEDPDEERLPYNTDKIPLDWEEPPHE, encoded by the coding sequence ATGATACACGATGTAGCGATCAAAGACCTCCAAATCAACGCTGATGAGCGGGGGTATCTCACAGAGATCTGGCGCTCGGACTGGGAGTTCTATGCGGGCGAGGACAAGCCAGAGATGTCTTACTTCTCAGAAACGTATCCCGGCATCATCCGGGCCTGGCATCGCCACCATCGCGGGCAGATTGATCACTTCGTTGTGCCGCGGGGGAAAGCGAAAGTCGGAATTTACGATGATCGAGAGGATTCACCGACGCAGGGCGAGCTTGACACCTATATTATCGGCGAGGGGAACATGAACGCGATTCGAATTCCAGGCGATTGCTGGCACGGCTTTAAGGCCGTTGGCGATGAGCGTGTCTTACTGCTAAATTTCCCGACGAACCTCTACGACTACGAGGATCCTGACGAGGAGCGTCTGCCCTACAACACGGACAAAATCCCGCTCGATTGGGAGGAGCCGCCGCACGAATAA